In Gemmatimonadetes bacterium T265, one DNA window encodes the following:
- a CDS encoding glyceraldehyde 3-phosphate reductase: protein MTVTDRYTQIPYRRCGRSGLHLPAISLGLWHNFGSVDPYETSRAMLVHAFDRGVTHFDLANNYGPEPGSAEETFGRVLATDLAGHRDELIISTKAGYRMWPGPYGEWGSRKYLLASLDQSLDRMGLDYVDIFYSHRPDPDTPLEETMGALDHAVRSGRALYVGLSNYSAEQTRAAAAILRALGTPCLIHQPKYSMFVRDPEDGLFDVLRDEGIGCIAFSPLAQGLLTDRYLRDIPADSRAAKPHGFLQRDAVTDERRAQIARLNEIARARGQSLAQLALVWVLRDPVVTSALIGASRVAQLADNLAALEKLSLAADEVAAIEGVLADERVAAEGARA from the coding sequence ATGACCGTCACCGACCGCTACACCCAGATCCCGTACCGGCGCTGCGGCCGGAGCGGACTCCACCTGCCGGCCATCTCGCTCGGCCTCTGGCACAACTTCGGGAGCGTCGACCCGTATGAGACGTCGCGGGCGATGCTCGTGCACGCCTTCGACCGGGGCGTGACGCACTTCGACCTCGCCAACAACTACGGCCCCGAGCCGGGATCCGCGGAGGAGACCTTCGGCCGCGTCCTCGCGACCGACCTCGCCGGGCACCGCGACGAGCTGATCATCTCGACCAAGGCGGGCTACCGCATGTGGCCCGGCCCGTACGGCGAGTGGGGGTCGCGCAAGTACCTGCTCGCGAGCCTCGACCAGAGCCTCGACCGCATGGGGCTCGACTACGTCGACATCTTCTACTCGCACCGCCCCGACCCCGACACGCCGCTCGAGGAGACGATGGGCGCGCTCGACCACGCGGTGCGGAGCGGGCGCGCGCTCTACGTCGGGCTCTCCAACTACTCGGCGGAGCAGACGCGCGCCGCCGCGGCGATCCTCCGCGCGCTCGGCACGCCGTGCCTGATCCACCAGCCCAAGTACAGCATGTTCGTGCGCGACCCGGAGGACGGGTTGTTCGACGTGCTCCGCGACGAGGGGATCGGGTGCATCGCGTTCTCGCCGCTCGCGCAGGGGCTGCTCACCGACCGTTACCTGCGCGACATCCCGGCCGACTCGCGCGCGGCCAAGCCGCACGGCTTCCTCCAGCGCGACGCGGTGACCGACGAGCGGCGCGCGCAGATCGCGCGGCTCAACGAGATCGCGCGCGCGCGCGGACAGTCGCTCGCGCAGCTCGCGCTCGTCTGGGTGCTGCGCGATCCGGTCGTCACCTCCGCGCTCATCGGCGCAAGCCGCGTCGCGCAGCTCGCCGACAACCTCGCCGCGCTCGAGAAGCTCTCGCTCGCCGCCGACGAGGTCGCGGCGATCGAGGGCGTGCTCGCCGACGAGCGCGTCGCGGCCGAGGGGGCGCGGGCGTGA
- a CDS encoding polygalacturonase, with amino-acid sequence MSSHHAPSAYSSGVFASGADDLVRDPGLSPPAPAMIDRRAFLGRAASAAGLVLLPGARAIGGAPAAQPRTFDALRYGAKGDGITDDAAAIQRAVDACAAAGGGEVTLPPGRVYLSGTVSLKSHVTLRVEPGATLRATGSREGFRALGALIFAKDAVNVGVTGGGLIDGNFHAYLTTRGEGGYNVTHPFLGPYDPLYPLPATFHPDGRPRIILMVGCRDVRLHAFTIRDAPTWTVHPIGCEDLWIEGITIDNSLLVPNCDGIDVDHCRNVRIANCRISAGDDCIILKASRNFPQYGPCENVTVTGCTLVSSSAAIKVEPEGPDAVRNAVVADCTITNSNRGIAVLNRDGATVENIVCSNLVIDTALRHAMWWGVGEPVHVSNLPRDKATKPGVVRGLQFNNIVAHGESGLFVHGWSDSPVADVVFDNVQLTVRRVSQYACGQYDLRPNDDYQGLYRHRIAGVYAKWASDLTLRDVRVRWADGLPDCYGPALEAEGVRGLALENFAGRGAHATDPAQLIDGVGR; translated from the coding sequence TTGTCGTCCCACCACGCGCCGTCCGCCTACTCCTCCGGCGTCTTCGCGTCGGGGGCCGACGACCTCGTGCGCGACCCCGGCCTGTCCCCTCCCGCCCCCGCGATGATCGACCGCCGTGCATTCCTGGGCCGTGCCGCGTCCGCGGCCGGGCTCGTCCTGCTCCCCGGCGCCCGGGCGATCGGCGGCGCCCCGGCCGCGCAGCCGCGCACGTTCGACGCGCTCCGCTACGGCGCCAAGGGCGACGGGATCACCGACGACGCGGCGGCGATCCAGCGCGCCGTCGACGCGTGCGCTGCCGCGGGTGGCGGCGAAGTCACGCTCCCGCCGGGTCGCGTGTACCTGAGCGGCACCGTCAGCCTCAAGTCGCACGTCACGCTCCGCGTCGAACCCGGCGCCACCCTCCGCGCGACCGGCAGCCGGGAAGGGTTCCGCGCGTTAGGCGCGCTGATCTTCGCGAAGGACGCGGTCAACGTCGGCGTGACCGGCGGCGGGCTGATCGACGGCAACTTCCACGCGTACCTCACGACGCGCGGGGAGGGGGGCTACAACGTCACACACCCCTTCCTCGGACCGTACGACCCGCTCTACCCGCTGCCGGCGACGTTCCACCCGGACGGCCGGCCCCGCATCATCCTCATGGTCGGGTGCCGCGACGTGCGGCTGCACGCCTTCACGATCCGCGACGCGCCGACGTGGACCGTGCACCCGATCGGCTGCGAGGACCTGTGGATCGAGGGGATCACGATCGACAACAGCCTCCTCGTCCCCAACTGCGACGGGATCGACGTCGACCACTGCCGCAACGTCCGCATCGCCAACTGCCGCATTTCGGCCGGCGACGACTGCATCATCCTCAAGGCGTCGCGGAATTTTCCACAGTACGGCCCGTGCGAGAACGTCACCGTGACCGGCTGCACGCTCGTCTCCAGTTCGGCGGCGATCAAGGTCGAGCCCGAGGGGCCGGACGCGGTGCGCAACGCGGTCGTCGCCGACTGCACGATCACGAACAGCAACCGCGGCATCGCGGTCCTCAACCGCGACGGCGCGACGGTCGAGAACATCGTCTGTTCCAACCTCGTCATCGACACCGCCCTGCGGCACGCGATGTGGTGGGGCGTGGGCGAGCCGGTGCACGTCTCCAACCTGCCGCGCGACAAGGCGACGAAGCCCGGCGTCGTGCGCGGGCTGCAGTTCAACAATATCGTCGCGCACGGCGAGAGCGGGCTCTTCGTACACGGGTGGTCCGACAGCCCCGTCGCCGACGTGGTGTTCGACAACGTGCAGCTGACCGTGCGGCGCGTGTCGCAGTACGCGTGCGGGCAGTACGACCTGCGCCCGAACGACGACTACCAGGGGTTGTACCGGCACCGCATCGCCGGCGTGTACGCGAAGTGGGCGTCCGACCTCACGCTGCGCGACGTGCGCGTGCGCTGGGCCGACGGCCTGCCCGATTGCTACGGCCCGGCGCTGGAAGCCGAGGGCGTGCGCGGACTCGCGCTCGAGAACTTCGCCGGGCGCGGGGCGCACGCGACCGACCCGGCGCAGCTGATCGACGGCGTCGGCCGGTGA
- the proC gene encoding pyrroline-5-carboxylate reductase produces MTLAPTPDAFRAASPDATADADLTALAGRRLALIGAGTMGSAIAGGLARAGAFPDVELRVVDRHGVTARALAARATGARATDVVTACADADIVLLCVKPRDVAGVLADLAAAGALARAGAAAPLVISIAAGVSIAAIEAAVGEHVPVVRAMPNTASVIGLGCTVLSAGARATADHMAAATAIFSAVGRCLALDERHLDAVTAVSASGPAFIYVVLEALTDGAVSCGLPRAAATELVARMTRGAAEMVLATGRHPAALKDDVTTPGGCTIAGLMVLEDGRARSVLARTIETTARVAAGLSR; encoded by the coding sequence ATGACCCTCGCCCCAACGCCCGACGCGTTCCGCGCCGCATCGCCGGACGCGACCGCCGACGCCGACCTCACCGCGCTCGCCGGCCGACGCCTCGCGCTCATCGGCGCGGGCACGATGGGGTCGGCCATCGCGGGCGGGCTGGCCCGCGCCGGCGCGTTCCCGGACGTCGAGCTCCGCGTCGTCGACCGACACGGCGTCACGGCGCGGGCGCTGGCCGCCCGCGCGACCGGCGCGCGCGCGACCGACGTCGTGACGGCGTGCGCCGACGCGGATATCGTGCTCCTCTGCGTCAAACCGCGCGACGTCGCGGGCGTGCTGGCCGACCTCGCCGCCGCCGGCGCGCTCGCGCGGGCAGGCGCCGCCGCGCCGCTCGTGATCTCGATCGCGGCGGGGGTGTCGATCGCGGCGATCGAGGCCGCGGTCGGCGAGCACGTCCCCGTCGTCCGCGCGATGCCCAACACGGCGAGCGTGATCGGCCTCGGGTGCACGGTGCTCTCCGCGGGCGCGCGCGCCACGGCCGACCACATGGCCGCGGCAACGGCCATCTTCTCGGCCGTCGGCCGCTGCCTCGCGCTCGACGAGCGCCACCTCGACGCCGTGACCGCGGTGTCGGCGAGCGGCCCCGCGTTCATCTACGTCGTGCTCGAGGCGCTCACCGACGGCGCCGTGTCGTGCGGCCTGCCGCGCGCGGCCGCGACCGAACTGGTCGCGCGCATGACCCGCGGTGCGGCGGAGATGGTGCTCGCCACCGGGCGCCACCCCGCCGCCCTCAAGGACGACGTGACGACGCCCGGCGGCTGCACGATCGCGGGCCTCATGGTACTCGAGGACGGGCGCGCCCGCTCGGTGCTGGCGCGTACGATCGAGACGACCGCGCGCGTCGCGGCGGGGCTGAGCCGCTGA